The sequence atcattcaaaatggccacaagctcttcaaaaattgtctctttttgttcatataatatagggTTTGACCACAGATTCCCACatgtgcaattagcttctttttcttcttcttttcaaaccaccatttcccacgcgtgtacactcccgatgctgcagtgggtttgaaaacgggctactaacttcacatttgaccctgttattgccacggccaaataacacgtagcactacagctatttaagccaccctctgcctctgccatccctcgtCCATCGGCCATTCTTGCTCTTTGACCCCTTCTCCATCTTCTACAgatccctcagccatgcagtacaccggaccaacctaccgcttcctacccaccgtgccggagaggctctaccctaccggcgtgtacgttgatcgcacactacgtgtgtgggcgatatcaaggctgaggaccgcaaggaacttcactgAGTTCTTCCTCGcatccggctaccaccacctcccgaggggatctccaacgatgttccgcgtcgaggaggtcatccaaaactgGGTGGTGGTTGATCTCCTttcccacttcaccaacacattcgacacCTTCTACCTCCTCAGCCGGGTGATTTGGTGTGcctccgagttcatcgctttcaccacccacaacaggttcacggagtacaacaacatcttccccaccgcgacGTGCATGTAgactcttccgtaccccatcgacaacaccccggaggagcagtgaaaagggtgcccggaggaggagcgaggtggagaaggcggcggctagggttctaaaccctctatatttttttagtctatgttatgttaagttgtaattgaactatgttggagttgctatgggcttgttggcccttttcttaaattatattattaagttttctatctattctataattaagttcttcctagtttgagctatgtgatcgtgctatgggcttgttgggcctatctacatattgggactgCATATTTGTTAattattttcttagagagctcgtcttgttagtagggttcccttgttagtaaccacctagctagtgcatgcaagcaagcaTTGTTGGTAGGTATGAATGAGTACAACTAAGAAAGGGAGTGGCTCTTTTTTACACAAgacacaaatatgtagccacctagctagaagagagaaGCCAGCGGCAGTGACCATCGCTTCATCTGTGGCGGCTGGCATGCAAGAAagctgctcggtcagtgcatcgtggcggacgcatcggcgcatgcaggctcggtcgatGCATCGTGGGATCGTGGCATCGGTGCATGCAGGCTCGACGATGCCTGCAGGCAGggtttgctgggtgcatgcatagcaggcttctgtcctggcggTGCGTGCAaacgtttaatgcaagggacggcaCAACGAAACCACGGCCCAATGGTCGAACAGCGACCCCACCCAACGCGGCACAATCCAACATGGCCCCACTAGCCAGAGTTAAAGATCAaagcctttgacccgacggcaacgtccgttgtgcccagttatgagggtttctggcaagggagtggggaaaattgagcaaaagttaagagtgcGGGGATGAAtaagtagagctaaggaaccaggggcacagatgtaaaaatcccaAATTTAAAAGCAGCTTATCATGCTTGATTTGGAGTATCTTTCATTGTGTCATTCTGTTGTTCAAGGACAATGCCAACCAAAGTGTGGCCACAAAAAAATATGATTGATGAAAATTGCTGCTAAATGTATAGCAGCTCTACTGATTAGTTTACCTTCTGGTTAGAATCACCAATCTTGCATACGGTGATGTACTCGCAGCATCGTAGAGCACCCCCAGCAAACTAAACCTGGAAGGAATTTCTTAGCATTAGATTTCGGTCTCAAGTATATATAACCAGAGATATCCATTTGATGCACATTCCAAAGCCAAAACATGAAGGATAGGATGACTAAGGGGTGTAATATcataaattcaaaataaaaatcagAGACATACCTGTAAACCTTTATTTGCTAGGACTTGCTTGAAATCGGCCAATTTCAGATCACCCACAAGAACTGACTTTATGGGCTACTGGAGTTGATGAGGGGGTAGCAAAGTGAGCTTCTCGTACACCTTTCCAACCCCTGCAATTTCGTGCTCACCCAACTACAAAAAATGTTGGTGTCAGAGCCAGTGCTTTCTTTCAACAAACTCAAAGAAAGTAATTATGGCTGAAGACTGAGACCATGTGCTTTCTGGTGGTTACTGGCCAAAATTTTGCATGGATGGCTTAGGGTTGATGACCAAATTCAACTGGTTTAACATTTGTTATTCTTATGGTTGGTGACTAGTTGGGAAAATGAATGAATGGGTTGGCCGGTTGGAAGCAACAACACTTTTCTTTGtccattttttgttttttcattttgaACAGCAAAAGAAATTCTACCATTTTCATTTGTTTGTTAATTATGGAGATCTAAATGAGCTCTGAGTACTTTAGGAGGCATAAATTAACATGGATGCCTCCATGTTCCCCTGACTTTATACACTCCTTAAACTTGTATATATAGAGGCATAAACATGGATGCcaacaaaaaatgtacaatatagaTCAAAATGAACTACTTCCACTCTACACACAAATACCATCACCTCTTATAAACTCATGTTTGTAAAACATGGATACAAAACTACTACAAGTTGGATGATAAAACAATGTATAAAAACAAAGGATGAAATAGGGAAATGTAGGCTGAAGCAAGAGCTTATAATAGAGCTAGATGAGTCGAATGGATATGTTTCCTCTTTTGCCGCTTCACTATTTGGGTGTAGTGTGCCTTGCACCCTGAGTATACCATGGTACTTATACAGGGGCAAAGGGGAGTCCTATCCCATGGCCAGCGAATCTGCACCTCCTTCACGATGCAAAATCATCCATTCTCTGCTCACATAAATGTGGCAAATGAATATTgggagattatatatatatatatatatacattaatGATGCACATCTTTGGAAATGTTGTATTGCTGGCTTATGCGACGACAAAGAGATGCGTTGGGTAGCATGAGAGAATGGATGTACGATTAGGGAAGGCTGATGGGACGAAGAGCAACGATGAATCATGCGAGAGAGGCACTCAGGGCAGGAGGGATGGAAAAGTAGGTTTATAGATATTTAGAAACAGAAATATATTAGAAAATTATTTGTGGAGGTTTATAAACGCAAGGATGTACTTCAGAGTATTGTGTTAAAAATCAATGTCTCACGAAATGTTAAAACAATCTCAAGTAGCCACGAGCCTCTCTCCTAGAAATTGGGCAAAACATACCCTCGATTAAAGTTGGCAAATAAATTTTGTAACTAGttctttttggtatttttttatcaAAGTGACAATGGACAAATATGTATGATATCTATTACATTGCGCCCTATTTATATTGGTGCCGATCAAGAAATATATCAATGCCTTGGAATCAAGGATAGTGCCTCATGTTCTTCTTGTTTAGAATGAATGAAATTTAACATTAATCTTTCGAAATTAAACAACATAAAACTAAGCAACATGACAATGCATACATAAGAAAACATAGTTCCATGAGTAGATTTTTTTCCTCCATCGCTCAAGGAAGTTTGATTGTGCTAGACCATGGTGTTCTTCTTCTTGTTAATGACTTCCTTAATTATAGACTTGAGATCCTGAACATTGATTGGTTTGGGCACAAAAACATCAGCACCAGCACTTATGAACACCTCCATGGCATCGTCATCAGCTGACATCCCAACAATCTTCACATCAGTTTCCCCCATAGCACGGATCTTTACAACTGCCTATTAAGCAACACAACAACAAAAAATAGTTTATTTGCAAACTTAAAACAAGGacttatgttcagatcattacattTCTAAAAAATTGTAAAAACATTGAAAATCCAAAGGGGAAGCAAAGCACCTCAGGACCAGTCATGATGGGCATGTCCTTGTCGCAAAAAATAATGTCAAACTTCTTCCCCTCAAGGAATAGGTCAACTTCTTCTTTTCCATTCATGGCATGAGTAATCTCACATTCAAAATTGCGTAACTTCATTGAGAGGACCATCCTTTGAACTGTGTTGTCCTCAACAACTAGTGCCTTCATGGAGGAGGATCCTTGGACCTTGGATGCCATGATCAGCTAAACGAATCTGAAAATAGAATAAAGAAATTAGTTATTCCCTTACACACTCATTCCAAATACACGCAAGGAAATTATTAATATTAATTAGTGACATAATAGTTTCACTAATATAAAATtcccaaaacataatgaaaaagtGACAGAAGAAATCTGGTACCTTCCGTCATATAGATTGATCAATTGTTATATGAATGCTTAATTTTGCATGTTCTTTCTATTTACGAAATCATGTAGCTCCAAAAAATAGACGCAACCAAATAACATCAACTTAGAAAATAAACCATAAAAATGGCAACACGTATATATAGAGGCATAAACATGGATGTCAACACAAGTGTACTATATAGATCAAATGAACTACTTACACCCTACACATATATAACCTCACCTCTTGTAAACTCATGTATATAATACATGGAAACAAAAACTACAAAGGGTGGATGATGAAAacagatcaagaaacaaaggatgGGATAGGGATATGAAGGCTAATAAGGTCAGAAATTACAGTGGAGGAGACggaggacgaggaggtcgaggaggAAGAGAACGGAGATCTTTCCGCTCTTGCTGCTTGACTGCTTGGTGCTGGTGTGCCTTGTACCCTGATTATGTTGCGTTATATATAGCGGGCCGAAGGGGAGACGTAGCTCATGGTCAGCCAATCTCCATCGCATTCACGATGCAAAATCTGCACCGCTCTCCACTCAAATAAATATGGCAAACTAATATTGGGAGATTTTATTAAATAATGATCCATCTTTCCAGATATGCAATATTGCTCGCTTCTATATTGATAGAAGGGTGTGTTGGGTAGCATGAGAGAGGTGATTGAGGGTGGACGGGAAGAAGAACATTGGCGAAATAGAGTATCGGGGGAGAGTGTCGAtcggtggtgggtgggtgggataCGAAGGGTTATAAATGTTCATATATTGAAATATATTGCATAAATGCAAGCAGATGCTTTATATATCATGTTAAAAAACAATATATCACAAAATATTAGGAAATCTGAAGATCTCGCGTTTCTGCTACGAATTATGCAAAAACAATATTAAACGCATTAAATAAATATATTAAACTATTTACTTTTTTATATTTGTTTATATATGCGTCAATGCGAAATATGCATGCTACTTATTACATTGCATAGTGTCATTttatatgtctccaatgtatctataggaCCTTGTTTGGGTAAAGTGAATTACCACCGTATCCAGACAGACAGCCGCACATGCCAGCACAAGAAATCATCTTGGCATATGCTTTTACAATCCAAGAGTAAAAGGATAGAAAACGTTGTACAAAAGAGTGCTTTATTGATCTACAAAACTTTACAACGTCAACTTACAAGACTCCAAGTCTCAATAATATATTGATCTCAgagcaatcactacaaaaaaagacacatatgCATTATGGCCCAAATGAAACTTGTTCTGTCATGGAAGTGACACTTCCATgttataattgtgacaaaaacacatatcatcataaatgtggtgggctcaTACTTCTACGGCAAAAAGTTATGacaaaaatgggtttttcgtcctaggCATGTTCGCacgtgcatgacattctttgggccatccatgacgtaAAAGATCGTGGTAGAAGTGAGGCTGAGAATTTTTCTGGTATTTCTTGCTACAGTGTTGGCAATTGGTTGGTGGTCAGGCCTGAGGGATGTAGTATGCACGACTACCACCGACACTTCGAGACCCACATATATCACTTGCTATAGCTCGACCCATTTTTGAGCCCTATGTTTTTTCTGTCCCAGTTTCTCCTCGGGCTGAAAGATGAGCTACGATAGTGGCCGCCTTCAGGCCCCAAGTTACATCACACAAGCTGCAATTTTTTCTTCTATCCAAGAGGAAGAACTTGAGCAATAATAGGTCCCATGCGCTACAGCCCCGCTCCTGTTGGATGGCCACCACATATGTTAGCCCCAATTCTGGCATGTGCAACCATGCCACCATGACACAGGGGAGGTGATTACGTTCGTTAGAGCTAGCGGCTCGAATTCAGGTGAGCCAGCGACCTGTATTTTTGTTGTGGGGACAAGTATTCACGTGAACACCAGTGCATTCCTAGCGACGGCACATGCGAAGATGACTGACCACCATGTCGGGATTCAAGAAGTTCTGGCTGATAGTGAGGAGTttcattatttattttatctcattTTTGGACTTAACAGGAGGATAATTTTTTCGGTGAtgaaaaaacagagaaaaagaTAAGTTGCAGATTTTCATGTCTAGAAGGTCCCAAGGAGCATCGGAGAGGCGGAAGGTGGTGCCCATGGGCATCTTCCGCCCCCAACTCATGACCAGGGGACGCGATCCAAGGCCACGGGGACCCCATAGGCACAACTCCACCGCCTCCATGTTCCCATGACTTTATACACTCCTTAAACTTGTAATATCTTGGTTTTTTTCTGTGTAATTCATGTCGTATATTAATGGTAACACTATATCTCCATACAGTCCATTTGACAGTAACACTATATCTCCATATAGTCCATTTACTACATCTTCATATGGTTAATATTTGGAACTACACCATAGTATATCATTAAACTTTTATTGATCCAGATTATACTCTATTGAAGTCTTCTCAAGCCTAAATCtatatcatatataaaatccataATCATGTTTCTTTTAtgaaactatttcaaaaatttatacCCCGATGGTTAATTTATATCAGTCATGAAGTTAGTTTGTGTTCAGTTTATAGCAAACAATTTCAGTAACTATTTACACGAATCTCTTCATCTCCTCCATGGAAAAAAAGGAAACACTTTCGTCCAGCTGAGGTACTTAGTGTTTTAAGCAATCACCCTCGTGAACCTCTCTAGGTTCATTATGGTACTTACTACTAACAATTAGTTTATACGAAACATATGGCTATGTACATTCGATAGCATAAAGGATGAATTCAATCTCTGAAGCAAATTGAACTCTATCCATTCACACATGCTTATAAATTGTATTCAATATGGATATCTACACAGTGTTATGCTATGTGACATTATGAGAAAACATTTTCCCCGTTTAAACTTCTTTAAAACTTTGTCACAGTACATGTCTTAGCATAATCGGATATTTCAATCTATGTGTATAGATTTTCATCCAATaattctaggtatttttagaaacatgattttttttatattttgtgCTAATATACTTTATATTATCTCTGGTCAAGTGATATTTCATACATATGTAAGATCAGAAATGGTTATAGAGCTCCCACTAAACTTATTGTATTGACAAGTTTCCTCATAAAGTTTAAATTCTCCAATTACTTTATCAAATTCCAACTACTTGATATTTTATTTCAAATGATATACATGGCTTGAAATATCTATATCATTCATGTATTCCTAGCAAAAACTTGTGGTTGTATCTTATATACATCCTGTTTGAAATCTTTTCAAAAGAGTTCTGTTACTCATCTGTTATATATGAACAATAAACAACACTCAATATTGTAATccatttatattttttatattgctACTAATAAGAAAATTTGATAAGATCATCTCTTCCACTCCTACAAAACCTTTTTGTAAAACTTTTCTTCTAGGATCATTATCCATGAATGTTTGAAAATCCATTTACATTTTGTGCCTAGCACACCATCGAAAGGTTTCACTAAGTTCAAAACTTGTTCCTTGTATATGGACTTCACTTTGGATTTCAATGGTTTAAGCCATACCTCTCTAACCGGGCACCATCACTGCTTCCTTGTAGTGCGTAGGTTTCGTCTTCTTCTAAGATAAGGTATTCAGTAGGTCTGATAATCTTTCCTAAGCTTTGCATTTTTTTACGGTCTTAACTGAAGCTCCTACATCTAATTAATGTAGTATATTCTTTGCTTAGTTTTATGGAAAAATTGATCCAAAACATTTCTGGTTTAATTTTGATTCAACTTAAGCCAGAGATTCAATAATCTCAATAAGTTCTATcatcctcccacttactcctttaaCAAGTAAACCTTTTCTCGGAAAACATTCATTCTCCGACAAAGATTTTATAACTCTTTATAGTTTTTATCAgacttttgtccttgtttttgtGTAAGGAACACAAACACTACGATCAAAGATTGGTTTGAAAAATTCTATTACTCTTTATAGTTTTTATCAGACTTTTAGATGGTGGCTCTTTTAAGTGAATAATTTGTTGTTTCAATTACAAATCCCCAAAAAATTATTAAGAGCAGATCGATAATTGTAATAATTCCACAATTATTCAATTGCTAGCTACACTTATGACCTAGATATATTTCTTCTCGAAAGATGAATCTTGTTTATCTTTTGCCATAATGATATTATATCTTCATCCTGAATTTCTTTGACCTATTTTAAATATTTCAGTCCTTATGTTTTATCGAGTAAATCATATTTACTCATTACATTGACGAAAAATATTCTCCGCGCCCTGTTATATCCATCGAACTTAATACATCACAATGTATCCAGTTAGTTCATCCGATATAACCAAGCAGTGCCACACACTAGTCGTTTTATCAGTCTTCTCAAGTTGTTTAGCTTTAATGTTATAGATAACAAACTTTAAATTTCATCATGAATAAACCATCATAAACTAGAGGTTTAATCAAAACTATATCCGCATAATAAAATGAACAACTATTGCTTAATACTTACAAGAATATCCATCGCATAATCCATAGGATAATGCATTACATAACTCTAAATAAAAATAACTATTATTTTAGTTCTTAGATAAACCTTAAAGAtaaactgttggggatataactactgggtatgaaccgcccaggaggggctgggtcatacCACTAGTGACTTATCAATAAAGATGGCGGGTTATAGCAAGCCTATTGACGACCCAAGAACcaaaggcgacttgaggcccaagaggataaaCCGCcacatgtataacttgtattgtaaggcaagcttagtcagtcaccgagccagacacgttgtgtatgagccggccgggactctataaacCGCCAGGCATCAacctgtcactactagggaaagcctagcagcagcgcgggttttgggcctattagcagcgcgggggccggcgctactaataaggcgctacagctaacttatagcaatagcgcgggtgccacccgcgctactactatgtcctttagtagtagcgtgggtaaaaacccgcgctactactactactactactactactactactactactactactactactactactactactactactactacccgtgggtaaaaacccgcgctactactaccagcgtgggtttttttgaattttttcgaaaaaatatttcgatttttttccctaattttcaaatttctgaattattttaacctcaaatctctaatcacccctcatcgctgctcaatttaatctctaatcacccctcatcattccaaatcatctaacttcccggacggtcacccatcctctcactactccaacctggtcacccatcctctcactactccaacctgagcacgcttaacttccgggttctattctccctcgtttccaagtctgcacttgttgttttcctaacaatagtaagatgtcaatcctattaacctcaggaatttagctggagcgtgaagtcacacatttcactatttaagtttgaaactattgttctaaaaaattagtaacactaatatttcttgaataattagtttgaccatagtttgaccatagtttggccatagtttgaccagatttgaccaaaattcaaaaaaactaaaataattatttagtaacactaatattctagaataattagtttgaccattgtttgaccacagtttgaccacattttggccatagtttgaccagatttgaccaaaattcaaaaaaactaaaataattatttagtaacactaatattctagaataattagtttgaccattgtttgaccacagtttgaccacacagtttgaatttttttcgattttttccactctagatcttaaaagccctgtaactttttttctgttaggttttttagGATTTTGNNNNNNNNNNNNNNNNNNNNNNNNNNNNNNNNNNNNNNNNNNNNNNNNNNNNNNNNNNNNNNNNNNNNNNNNNNNNNNNNNNNNNNNNNNNNNNNNNNNNNNNNNNNNNNNNNNNNNNNNNNNNNNNNNNNNNNNNNNNNNNNNNNNNNNNNNNNNNNNNNNNNNNNNNNNNNNNNNNNNNNNNNNNNNNNNNNNNNNNNNNNNNNNNNNNNNNNNNNNNNNNNNNNNNNNNNNNNNNNNNNNNNNNNNNNNNNNNNNNNNNNNNNNNNNNNNNNNNNNNNggatgtaacttttcaagtagatgatttttcatataaaaaacttttccatccgagttagtatgcaaaagttatgccgatttttacaaattctcaaGAGATTTTGcgaataaagtcgaaattcatatttgcaaattttcccaacaactagaccacatatcacatgggaaacttattttcttttatttttttgacattttcatcattttcttttatttatttttttaaactgaaaaggcgatccacagggggggtagagtttgaaaatgggacctttagtagtagcgcagttttttaccccctcgctactactatggcaccacttagtagtagcgagggctaaaaaccaacgctactgctatcaaacttagtagtagcgaggttttaaaagcccgcgctactactatggcatgtcccgggaggcacggtagagaccgcttagtagtagcgagggttaaaaccccgcgctactgctatcaacttagtagcagcgaggtttaaaaacctgcgctactggtaagtagcagtagcgagggtttttaaccctcgctatactagtaactttctgtgtataggcttttccctagtagtgcgtgtATATAAAAGGGGTGACctggcggcgggttaactcaagaaacaagagatcgagaactaggtcaagcgtattcgctccctggtaatcgaaacccaagaaaTACAATcccaactggagtaggcctttacctccaccACGAGGGGCTGAACCattataaactctctgcgtcctttgtcctgattaacccctttaagctaacctagttgcggtggctccatgattaagtccttctgctaggacatctgtcgtgtcaagtccatgacagttggcgcccaccgtggggctggcacatggtggtttcgagttcttgaagggcaacttcgcagggatcaagggatacgctgtgggccagatgaccaagagccgtcgtgacaagctctacatcgacgacgcgggctagggccccgaggtcggctcaattgattacgggtatcgggtccccttcggcggaatccacgttttcatccGCAAGATCAgtgaatcgggccctgagccggacacctgcaccgacatcatcgagacgggtCAGCGGTGTCGGAACGTGCCGAGGCAGACACATCGAGGCTCTGAGGgcaccagctgtggcgtttcttcaacggagcgcttgaaaattcgggcagacccattcggactgggtcaggaagggcgatgtcctcaatatagaaccactcggaaggccactcttcagacgccttcttcagCGTGCCGGGTAGGTATCCGGTCCTGGggatgcgccatacctcggctccgcccacttcaaatattgatccctcttggttacgagggacgaggcagaatagtttcctccataattcaaaatgggcctcacagcccaggatTAGCTCAGAGAGCAACATAACCcgtgatgtgcaggatggaggcaagAGTGAAATTGTGCAGTTAGAGGCCATGatactccagaagtcctcggaggaacggatggattggaaatccgatgcctcttagtaagtagggaacgaagcacactcATTCCCCCCTGATGGATTGGGCAAATTCTCAACCTGAGCCCCGCCATTGAATGAAGTCAATCCTACTCCAACGGgaactagatctgcggggggaagaaatccctgtgtttgcagcttcaccagctgagTGTGGGATACGGAACAgctctcccaatcacctttttcggagccgtggggacgggaggaagaactgggagcgctagccatgttggagtggttcctcttagcaagctctgaggatttttccgCGTGATGTGGaacggatctgagatccaatccctttaaatagacgcttttcttacatggtcggggtgttatgtgcaaaaaatgccccgacctctcgtattcgctcgacatgtggaagctGAAGTCATGGATGCACAGAAGCCGATAGGTACAACATTAAATGCAAGGCCGAATACATCTCTTTGAAGtcatcagaggaggaacccgccttgcaatgctgaagacaatctgcgcgccggacacatcatcattgaaagcctggttcgggggctactgagggagtcctgtactaaggggtcctctggcgtccggcctgttggacatgggccggattgatgggctgtgaagatacaagaccgaagactctcacccgtgtccggatgggactatccttggcgtggatggcaagcttggcatttgaatatgaagattcctttctctataaccgactttgtacaaccctagtcccctccggtgtctatataaaccggaggatttagtccatgGGACAAgaataatcatacatgctagacttctagggttttagccattacgatctcgtggtagatcaactcttgtaatactcatattcatcaagatcaatcaagcaggaattagggtattacctccataaagagggcccgaacctgggtaaacatcgtgtcccctgtctcctgttaccatcgaccttagacgcacagttcgggaccccctacccgagatccactagttttgacaccgacattggtgctttcattgagagttccgctgtgacgtcgaagacaggattgatggctcgccttgttatcaaagacagtatcacctccggagaAGCCCTGACCTCagaccaaaccctccggctaggcggctttaccatgaccgcccgtatggccgttaagccgacgatgacttctcgggtcatatAAAATCACCTCCatgttgactccgaatactccaaacggatggatccgacagGGTTGTCATCTTTAAATGAACTCCTAGATCACATCGCTGCTTTGGGGGTCGCTAcaaactatgatcggattgggcttaaacccgattagagagaaatcaaatctccaccgatcacccatcagatagcggtagttgaggagcaagacgacaactcttcctctatattgaggacgaactatgtttggATTTCCGATCTCGAAAAGCAGGATACTTGTCCGTGGAATGACGTGACATGTCATCCGAACTTAGAATCAGATGATGGGCCTGAAAAaccagttgatatcccggagcccgaactattaagctcggaGATTTCTCAAAC comes from Triticum aestivum cultivar Chinese Spring chromosome 5B, IWGSC CS RefSeq v2.1, whole genome shotgun sequence and encodes:
- the LOC123117312 gene encoding two-component response regulator ORR42-like, coding for MASKVQGSSSMKALVVEDNTVQRMVLSMKLRNFECEITHAMNGKEEVDLFLEGKKFDIIFCDKDMPIMTGPEAVVKIRAMGETDVKIVGMSADDDAMEVFISAGADVFVPKPINVQDLKSIIKEVINKKKNTMV